A single window of Aphidius gifuensis isolate YNYX2018 linkage group LG1, ASM1490517v1, whole genome shotgun sequence DNA harbors:
- the LOC122847596 gene encoding putative uncharacterized protein DDB_G0282133: MATDALEEKILKIRQQNEEIRRRHEEVEADKKNAAQLNALVQMSPSTDWPERKEPPEFSSTSAVKSQSKPRIREQNTESNNQYRPGGGVGGAGGAVSASNGTNKKIYSYPQGEGPPPDPKYNFLADSEREEQRHTDNNKNDNSKNRGKNNKIINKSNFRKKNNDKKDIHGRDYYEHCDNTLDESHPDYDAWRIERKKIDEARINRQITAEGNWRREWDNDKMYMIDDISKKENNRFNFGFDNGKQHEHNDADRFYSRGQYSKNYNHTNVNSTHRDFDYDKKVSFTDDKNNKPIVNHTDKTLKNSVTSVKMSAANVAGTGRVGPRQRTRMMYSSQSGGEYSASSGSSSSTFEISTFNRQTSLDDKPNNTTKSPHTQRKRETDKSLFSSRKDDKYDLKLQKSSYGGKKDFKSFQKPMHTMRQGNNNQNYTVKSPTSHRNNTSKFTDKKNDIKSVINTDDDNEIKEQVEIPDNNEEDEAFYNDSKEYSNDFEINYFDSNVHDDSGYVDTTCDNSVDVKMMEQLVDRQDLLNIEHEPVEENLLIAENERVIDLKNDCFVDEKAGEQINNDNLNNGSSTSDECVPNKNEIIEKDVSKVTENEDIQVENETNINVLITEKVEDVVEVKNEKEESLIVEKTLIEEEQQLESKLEIQNENVKDVKNEIEESLIVEKIIIDEEQPELKLEIQNENKTNVLTSENVVEDVKNKIEESVVEKAIVEEEQQLELKLEIQKENVNDVKNEKKELFVDEKTLVKEEQQPELKLEIQNENNTDVLMTENFEDIAAIKNKKEESIVEKIIIDEKQQPDTKLFIPEGESQDTVKVQVSPNDSSITEIIDQHLITQCVTKDESILPVEEEVNNQENLSKQKDYLEDNKSIIDNKLPESSFEELNNVEKFDVPIVTDKNQSTSTDATNNNHVKNNVEKVVDSSNNE; encoded by the exons atgGCAACTGATgctcttgaagaaaaaatactaaaaattcgTCAACAAAATGAAGAAATTCGTAGACGACATGAA GAAGTTgaagctgataaaaaaaatgcagctCAATTAAATGCACTGGTACAGATGTCACCATCAACAGACTGGCCAGAACGTAAAGAACCACCtgaattttcatcaacatcagCAGTAAAATCACAATCAAAGCCAAGAATTCGTGAACAAAATACTGAATCAAATAATCAGTATCGTCCTGGTGGTGGAGTTGGTGGAGCTGGTGGAGCTGTTAGTGCATCAAAtggaacaaataaaaaaatttattcttatcCACAAGGTGAAGGTCCACCACCAGatccaaaatataattttttagctgatTCAGAACGTGAAGAACAACGTCAtacagataataataaaaatgataattcaaaaaatcgtggaaaaaataataaaataataaataaatcaaattttcgtaaaaaaaataatgataaaaaagatatacatGGACGTGATTATTATGAACATTGTGATAATACATTAGATGAATCACATCCAGATTATGATGCATGgagaattgaaagaaaaaaaattgatgaagctAGAATAAATAGACAAATAACTGCTGAAGGTAATTGGCGACGTGAATgggataatgataaaatgtatatgattgatgatatatcaaaaaaagaaaataatcgtTTTAATTTTGGCTTTGATAATGGTAAACAACATGAACATAATGATGCTGATAGATTTTATTCAAGAGGAcaatattctaaaaattataatcatacaAATGTCAATTCTACACATCGTGATTttgattatgataaaaaagtatcatttacagatgataaaaataataagccaATTGTTAATCATACTGAtaagacattaaaaaattcagtaaCAAGTGTTAAaa TGAGTGCTGCAAATGTTGCTGGAACTGGTAGAGTTGGTCCACGTCAAAGAACACGTATGATGTATAGCAGTCAATCAGGTGGTGAATACTCTGCATCATctggatcatcatcatcaacatttgaAATATCAACATTTAATCGTCAAACATCACTTGATGATAAaccaaataatacaacaaaaagtCCACATACACAACGTAAAAGAGAAactgataaatcattattttcatcaagaaaAGATGATAAGTATGATTTGAAATTACAAAAATCTTCATATGGTGGTAAAAaggattttaaaagttttcaaaAACCAATGCATACTATGAGACaaggaaataataatcaaaattatactGTAAAATCACCAACAAGTCATCGtaataatacatcaaaatttacagataaaaaaaatgatataaaaagtgttataaatactgatgatgataatgaaattaaagaaCAAGTTGAAATCCctgataataatgaagaagatgaagctttttataatgatagcaaagaatattcaaatgattttgagataaattattttgatagtaATGTTCATGATGATAGTGGATATGTTGATACAACTTGTGATAATTCGGTTGATGTTAAAATGATGGAACAGCTTGTTGATAGACAAGATCTATTAAATATTGAGCATGAACCAgttgaagaaaatttattaattgctgAGAATGAAAGAGTTATAGACttgaaaaatgattgttttgttgatgaaaaagctggagaacaaattaataatgataatttaaataatggtTCTTCAACAAGTGATGAATGTgtaccaaataaaaatgaaataattgaaaaagatgTTTCGAAAGTAACTGAAAATGAAGATATTCAAGTtgaaaatgaaacaaatataaatgtattaattacCGAAAAGGTGGAGGATGTTGTTgaagtaaaaaatgaaaaagaagaatCTTTGATTGTTGAAAAAACTCTCATTGAAGAAGAGCAACAACTTGAATCAAAATTAgaaattcaaaatgaaaatgttaaggatgttaaaaatgaaatagaaGAATCTTTGATTgtggaaaaaattatcattgatgaAGAACAACCTGAATTGAAATTAgaaattcaaaatgaaaataaaacaaatgtatTAACTTCGGAAAATGTTGTTGaagatgttaaaaataaaatagaagagTCTGTTGTTGAAAAAGCTATCGTTGAAGAAGAACAACAACTTGAATTAAAACTAgaaattcaaaaagaaaatgtcaatgatgttaaaaatgaaaaaaaagagttatttgttgatgaaaaaactcTTGTTAAAGAAGAACAACAACCTGAATTGAAATTAgaaattcaaaatgaaaataatacagaTGTATTAATGACTGAAAACTTTGAAGATATTGCtgcgataaaaaataaaaaagaagagtctattgttgaaaaaattatcattgatgaGAAACAACAACctgatacaaaattatttattcccGAAGGCGAATCTCAAGACACTGTAAAAGTCCAAGTATCACCAAACGACTCATCAATAACTGAAATAATTGATCAACATTTAATAACTCAATGTGTTACAAAAGACGAGTCAATCCTTCCAGTTGAAGAAGAAGTTaataatcaagaaaatttatcaaaacaaaaagattATCTTGaggataataaatcaataattgataataaattacctgAAAGTTCTTTTGAAGAATTAAACAATGTGGAGAAATTTGATGTGCCAATTGTTACtgataaaaatcaatcaacaTCAACAGATGCAACTAACAACAACCATGtcaaaaataatgttgaaaaagTTGTAGATTCTAGTAAcaacgaatga